The Deltaproteobacteria bacterium genome contains a region encoding:
- a CDS encoding GGDEF domain-containing protein — translation MQKDTLKKALSENIGRNFNMVFNQVAMYNVHHKSGAGAIDRFLASLQEGWQRVPSIAISMSKERFFVEEEPLNQRVNTFRMAAHFKKAGIESISFDRDLSREDLTYFLEVITDLNTYSNINAMKRALNSRGVDGVRINYVIFRKVSEDEEVVRRDQLDGKFVDVVGENRVQESSMGGILDVMVSNIISDEFGKNLTVPKLMEGPSALCSLLIDSDLAAANRPEKPNLSPGESLFQGLQQFRHEVDTAMNTRSDLNMADLARNVFELKKKLIEGVDKQKARGVVYLDEAGIRREVDEITDNVLVRLIQEEYNKGAVSVKRLAGIIIRLVPSVEDLRRILPKVKKTLVSAGMPLSEFLQLVQELKQELQSDELARALERGAGEIGLDGEELVQEIMAHPDRAAELICLAAEIRRTGNDEKILSELLVEYVERIGTGLAASELESEGGLGGEEARRVFRRIRSGLVDNLRTQKLDASMMADVEKRLVERMETSLRQLKSRMLFKRVSSGDAKKLTKDAVLKMLQSYSDDEREYNEILEQVKSALVEKGGDSGHFDRIYDEMMAESEARQKTDPAKKAPPGTLNRQSILFVIENEIKRSARYETPFSVLSFSIIRAKPRKGEAPAESTLDDVIQAFMSELVKIVRETDVVGRLSMKMVVVMQPMTNGPNSKIALERVSKALKASQIKVKGVPFDIQFAGVSTPFDPESMATLRALVNTAQRNLKTMATRLINLQSLM, via the coding sequence ATGCAGAAGGACACCCTGAAAAAAGCACTGTCTGAAAACATCGGCCGCAATTTCAACATGGTGTTCAACCAGGTCGCCATGTACAACGTCCACCATAAATCCGGGGCGGGGGCCATCGACCGCTTTTTAGCGTCCCTGCAAGAGGGGTGGCAACGGGTACCCTCCATCGCCATCTCCATGAGCAAGGAACGGTTCTTCGTTGAAGAGGAGCCCCTGAATCAGCGCGTCAACACCTTTCGCATGGCCGCCCATTTTAAGAAGGCCGGCATCGAGTCCATTTCCTTTGACAGGGACCTGAGCCGGGAAGACCTGACCTATTTTCTCGAAGTGATCACCGACCTGAACACATACAGCAACATCAATGCCATGAAACGGGCATTGAATTCCAGGGGGGTTGACGGCGTCAGGATCAATTACGTCATCTTCCGGAAAGTGTCCGAAGACGAGGAGGTGGTCAGACGCGACCAGTTGGATGGAAAGTTCGTTGATGTCGTGGGGGAAAATCGGGTTCAGGAATCGAGCATGGGCGGCATTCTTGACGTCATGGTGTCCAATATCATTTCCGACGAGTTTGGAAAAAACCTAACGGTTCCAAAATTGATGGAGGGACCGTCGGCGCTGTGTTCCCTGCTCATCGACTCAGACCTGGCGGCAGCGAATCGTCCCGAAAAACCGAACCTTTCGCCCGGGGAGTCTCTATTCCAGGGGCTGCAGCAGTTCCGCCATGAGGTGGACACGGCCATGAACACCCGATCGGATCTCAATATGGCCGACCTGGCCAGGAACGTGTTCGAGCTGAAAAAGAAGTTGATCGAGGGGGTCGACAAACAAAAGGCCAGGGGCGTTGTTTATTTGGATGAAGCCGGAATACGAAGGGAGGTCGACGAAATCACCGACAATGTGCTGGTCCGGTTGATCCAGGAAGAATACAATAAGGGTGCCGTGTCCGTCAAGCGATTGGCCGGCATCATCATCCGCCTCGTACCGTCGGTGGAGGATTTGCGCAGGATTCTTCCCAAGGTAAAAAAGACGCTTGTTTCGGCGGGGATGCCGCTGTCCGAATTCTTACAGCTGGTGCAGGAACTCAAGCAGGAGCTGCAGAGCGACGAACTCGCGCGCGCCCTGGAAAGAGGTGCTGGCGAGATCGGGCTGGACGGCGAGGAACTGGTGCAGGAAATCATGGCCCATCCGGACAGGGCGGCCGAACTGATCTGTTTGGCGGCTGAAATTCGCAGGACCGGCAACGATGAAAAGATCCTGTCTGAGCTGCTGGTCGAGTATGTCGAACGCATCGGTACAGGCCTTGCGGCCAGTGAACTGGAAAGCGAAGGCGGTTTGGGCGGCGAAGAGGCCCGGCGGGTGTTCCGCCGAATCCGTTCGGGGCTGGTGGATAATCTGAGAACACAGAAGCTCGACGCCAGCATGATGGCTGACGTCGAGAAACGCCTTGTGGAGCGCATGGAGACCAGTCTGCGACAGCTTAAATCCAGAATGCTGTTCAAGCGGGTGAGCAGCGGGGATGCCAAAAAGTTGACCAAAGATGCTGTCTTGAAAATGCTTCAGTCCTATTCCGATGATGAAAGAGAGTACAACGAGATTCTGGAGCAGGTCAAAAGTGCGCTGGTGGAAAAAGGAGGCGACAGCGGGCATTTCGATCGGATTTATGATGAAATGATGGCGGAAAGCGAGGCTCGGCAGAAGACCGATCCAGCGAAAAAGGCCCCACCCGGAACCCTCAACCGGCAAAGCATCCTCTTCGTAATAGAAAATGAAATCAAGCGTTCCGCCCGATATGAAACCCCCTTCTCCGTTTTGTCCTTCTCCATCATCAGGGCCAAGCCTCGAAAAGGGGAGGCACCCGCGGAGTCTACCCTGGACGACGTCATCCAGGCATTCATGAGCGAACTGGTAAAGATAGTCCGCGAGACGGACGTCGTCGGACGGTTGAGCATGAAAATGGTCGTTGTGATGCAGCCCATGACCAATGGGCCCAATTCGAAAATCGCCCTGGAAAGGGTATCAAAAGCCTTGAAAGCAAGCCAAATCAAGGTAAAGGGCGTTCCCTTCGACATTCAGTTCGCGGGGGTGTCCACCCCCTTTGACCCCGAAAGTATGGCAACCCTCAGGGCGCTGGTCAATACAGCACAAAGGAATTTGAAAACCATGGCGACCCGGCTGATCAACCTTCAGAGCCTCATGTGA
- a CDS encoding aldehyde ferredoxin oxidoreductase, which yields MDKILRLKMGEKGGPKAVVESLGDYAGLGGRAMTSTIVSKEVPPLCHPLGEDNKLVIAPGLLSGSLAAMSGRISVGCKSPLTGGIKEANSGGQPSQVMARLGYAAIVIEGKPADDNLYKVVINKDGVEISADNSLKGLGNYAVIDKVKGAYGEKVCAISIGQAGEMKMSAASIAFTDMEQRPTRHAGRGGVGAVMGSKGVKLIVLDDEGMPKREPADPDKFREANKAFVQGLKKHPVTGEGLPAYGTNVLTNVVNEAGGYPARNFSAGQFEGASKISGETQAETETARGGLATHGCHRGCVIQCSGTFNDKNGNFLTKQPEYETVWAHGGNCGIDDLDAVAQMDRMDDDFGLDTIEMGATIGVAMEAGIAEFGDAQAAIKLLKEVGEGTPLGRILGNGAAVTGQVFGVERVPVVKRQAMPAYDPRAVQGMGVTYATTTMGADHTAGYSVTANILGVGGNVDGTKPEGQVELSRNLQIATAAIDSTGMCLFIAFAILDQPETFQALLDVISGFTGQPLTADDVSNLGMSVLRAERDFNAAAGFTAKDDRLPEYFKKEPIAPHNVTFQVSDEELDTVFNF from the coding sequence ATGGATAAAATTCTACGCTTGAAAATGGGGGAAAAGGGAGGCCCGAAGGCGGTGGTCGAGTCCCTTGGCGACTATGCGGGACTCGGAGGACGTGCCATGACCTCAACGATTGTTTCCAAGGAGGTTCCGCCACTTTGCCACCCCTTGGGAGAGGACAACAAACTGGTCATCGCTCCGGGATTGTTGAGCGGCAGCCTGGCGGCCATGTCCGGCAGAATTTCCGTGGGCTGCAAAAGCCCCTTGACCGGTGGCATCAAAGAAGCCAATTCAGGGGGACAACCGTCGCAGGTGATGGCAAGGCTGGGGTATGCCGCCATCGTTATCGAAGGCAAACCGGCGGACGACAACCTGTACAAGGTGGTCATCAACAAGGACGGTGTAGAAATCTCGGCGGATAACAGCCTCAAGGGCCTGGGCAATTATGCGGTTATCGACAAGGTGAAGGGGGCGTATGGCGAGAAAGTCTGCGCCATCTCCATCGGCCAGGCGGGTGAAATGAAAATGTCCGCCGCTTCCATCGCCTTCACCGACATGGAGCAGAGACCCACCCGCCATGCGGGCCGCGGCGGCGTCGGGGCGGTCATGGGATCCAAGGGGGTCAAGCTGATCGTGCTGGATGACGAGGGGATGCCCAAGCGCGAACCCGCCGATCCGGATAAATTCCGCGAAGCCAACAAGGCGTTTGTGCAGGGGTTGAAAAAACATCCGGTCACCGGCGAGGGGTTGCCGGCTTACGGAACCAATGTACTGACCAACGTGGTCAACGAAGCCGGCGGATATCCCGCCAGAAACTTTTCCGCGGGCCAGTTCGAAGGGGCCTCCAAGATAAGCGGCGAAACCCAGGCGGAAACCGAAACCGCCCGGGGCGGTTTGGCGACCCACGGGTGTCATCGGGGCTGCGTTATTCAGTGCTCCGGCACTTTCAACGACAAGAACGGCAACTTTTTGACCAAGCAACCCGAGTATGAGACCGTGTGGGCCCACGGGGGGAACTGCGGCATCGACGATCTGGACGCCGTTGCCCAAATGGACCGCATGGATGACGACTTCGGTCTGGATACCATCGAGATGGGCGCCACCATCGGCGTGGCCATGGAAGCCGGTATCGCTGAATTCGGCGACGCGCAGGCGGCCATCAAGCTTCTCAAGGAGGTTGGCGAAGGGACGCCCCTGGGGCGTATTCTGGGCAACGGCGCCGCCGTCACCGGCCAGGTGTTCGGCGTCGAGCGGGTGCCGGTGGTAAAACGGCAGGCCATGCCGGCGTACGATCCGCGAGCCGTTCAGGGCATGGGCGTGACCTATGCCACCACCACCATGGGCGCCGACCACACGGCCGGCTATTCGGTTACGGCCAACATTCTGGGTGTGGGCGGCAACGTGGACGGCACCAAACCGGAAGGCCAGGTGGAACTGTCCAGAAACCTCCAGATAGCCACAGCCGCGATCGATTCGACGGGCATGTGCCTCTTCATCGCCTTTGCGATCCTGGATCAACCGGAAACGTTCCAGGCCCTGCTTGACGTTATCAGCGGTTTTACCGGACAGCCTTTGACGGCCGATGACGTGAGCAACCTGGGTATGTCGGTTTTGAGGGCAGAGAGGGATTTCAATGCCGCAGCCGGATTCACCGCCAAGGACGACCGCCTGCCGGAATACTTCAAGAAGGAGCCCATCGCTCCGCACAATGTGACCTTCCAGGTCAGCGATGAAGAGCTGGACACGGTGTTCAACTTCTAG